A section of the Acanthochromis polyacanthus isolate Apoly-LR-REF ecotype Palm Island chromosome 1, KAUST_Apoly_ChrSc, whole genome shotgun sequence genome encodes:
- the LOC127533608 gene encoding uncharacterized protein LOC127533608, producing MLARQRDRLPAIMCLLKEISEEQNGDRATEARGLLVQIDLKFVALLVTFTSVLQIKYLSDILQYPQLDLGAAVTLVDSLIDTLESYREGSLFNDIWDNTLTLTEQCNISVTHPPDRQVRPSSMLEGHYTFNPIVQRQVNTEESFQTGSFIPIIDVLLSEVRRRFSKENCVIMKGIQAMNSSSPTFCEKDVVFPFASQYNCSTEDLQYENPQLKRILERKGTSSQETPKSLVELTVFLEPYKEVFYEMFKVCKIALPLPVSTASCERSFSVLKLINTTLRSTMTDEHLGNLGVLSVESRRAKVINLDKFVDAFAKKHRNRQL from the coding sequence ATGCTTgcaagacagagagacagactgcCAGCCATCATGTGTCTACTAAAAGAAATATCAGAAGAGCAAAATGGTGACAGAGCTACAGAGGCAAGAGGTTTATTAGTCCAAATAGATCTCAAGTTTGTTGCCCTCCTTGTAACATTTACCAGTGTTCTTCAGATAAAATATCTGTCAGATATTTTGCAGTACCCACAACTGGATTTGGGCGCAGCTGTCACACTTGTTGACTCTCTTATTGACACATTAGAGAGTTACAGAGAGGGCTCTCTCTTTAATGACATCTGGGACAATACTCTGACTCTTACTGAACAATGCAACATCAGTGTGACACATCCTCCAGACCGTCAGGTCAGACCAAGCTCTATGCTTGAAGGGCATTACACGTTCAATCCAATAGTTCAAAGACAAGTTAACACAGAGGAGTCATTTCAGACAGGTTCATTTATTCCAATTATTGATGTGCTTCTCTCTGAGGTGAGGAGAagattttccaaagaaaactgtgtCATAATGAAAGGGATACAGGCCATGAATTCTAGCAGTCCCACATTTTGTGAGAAAGATGTAGTGTTTCCATTTGCCTCACAATACAACTGCAGCACTGAGGATCTACAATATGAGAACCCCCAGCTCAAACGCATTCTTGAGAGGAAGGGAACTAGTAGTCAGGAAACACCAAAGAGTTTAGTGGAGCTCACTGTCTTCCTGGAGCCATACAAGGAGGTATTCTATGAGATGTTTAAAGTGTGCAAAATTGCACTTCCATTACCTGTGAGCACCGCATCCTGTGAGCGCAGTTTTTCTGTGCTAAAGTTAATCAACACAACCTTAAGAAGTACCATGACTGATGAGCATTTAGGCAATTTGGGGGTGCTCAGTGTGGAATCAAGAAGGGCTAAGGTCATAAATCTTGATAAGTTTGTGGATgcgtttgccaaaaaacacaggAACAGGCAACTATAG